Proteins from a single region of Humidesulfovibrio mexicanus:
- a CDS encoding adenosylcobinamide-GDP ribazoletransferase — translation MAAHAPARFLAALAFLSRLAPARVVPEADMRRLMFHLPLCGLVIGLAACAPAMLSASFGLFAASPLIPAWLCVLLAAWLTRGLHLDGLADIMDAAGQHLDPERFWTIIKDSRSGAFGVMAVALATLGQAALLAEALRTAKGLDLLALPWCLVFGRSCAVLLGRAGRGLARPGLGGLFLSGATNGAAAWALVLALGPALAFWPLATVLAAGMALAALCALLRLARAVGGLNGDFLGAAIVLGETAAAAGLALAAQFPLPHP, via the coding sequence GTGGCGGCACACGCTCCGGCCCGCTTTCTGGCCGCCCTGGCCTTTCTGTCGCGCCTGGCCCCGGCCCGCGTCGTCCCAGAGGCCGACATGCGCCGCCTCATGTTCCACCTGCCCCTGTGCGGCCTGGTCATCGGCCTGGCCGCCTGCGCCCCGGCCATGCTCTCGGCCTCCTTTGGCCTGTTCGCCGCAAGCCCGCTCATCCCGGCCTGGCTCTGCGTGCTGCTCGCCGCGTGGCTCACGCGGGGGCTGCACCTGGACGGTTTGGCCGACATCATGGACGCCGCCGGGCAGCACCTGGACCCGGAGCGCTTCTGGACCATCATCAAGGACAGCCGCAGCGGAGCCTTCGGCGTCATGGCCGTGGCTCTGGCCACTCTTGGGCAGGCCGCCCTGCTGGCCGAGGCGCTGCGCACGGCCAAGGGACTGGATTTGCTGGCCCTGCCCTGGTGCCTGGTCTTCGGCCGGTCCTGCGCCGTGCTGCTGGGCCGTGCGGGGCGCGGACTGGCCCGCCCCGGCCTGGGCGGATTGTTCCTCTCCGGCGCCACCAACGGCGCGGCGGCCTGGGCCCTTGTTCTGGCCCTGGGGCCCGCCCTGGCCTTCTGGCCGCTTGCAACGGTCCTGGCCGCCGGGATGGCCCTGGCCGCGCTATGCGCACTGCTGCGCCTGGCTCGCGCCGTGGGCGGCCTGAACGGCGACTTCCTGGGCGCGGCCATCGTGCTGGGAGAAACCGCCGCCGCCGCCGGGCTGGCCCTGGCCGCGCAGTTTCCCTTGCCCCATCCCTGA
- a CDS encoding SAM hydrolase/SAM-dependent halogenase family protein: MRPIALLSDFGLSDPYAGQLRAALARHAPGAAILDITHQVEPFAVDQAAFFLAASAPHYPPDAVFVCVVDPGVGSTRRIVGAHVQTPEGGQDFLAPDNGLLGLLLFTPGLAPARVFDLSGASAQYAASATFHGRDVFAPLAARLALGESLAQMGEPMDRADIERPDWADTSCGPCGVDARVLHVDRYGNCLLSLRAGFEAPGPVSWLRMSWGQRRGVRPVNAYADIGPGEIGLLSGSQGFLELAANQAPAAEALGLRRGDSVRLLWG; the protein is encoded by the coding sequence ATGCGGCCCATCGCCCTGCTTTCCGACTTCGGCCTCTCCGACCCCTACGCGGGCCAGTTGCGCGCCGCCCTGGCCAGGCACGCCCCCGGCGCGGCCATACTGGACATCACCCACCAGGTGGAGCCCTTCGCCGTGGACCAGGCGGCCTTCTTTCTGGCGGCCAGCGCCCCCCACTACCCCCCCGACGCGGTGTTCGTCTGCGTGGTGGACCCCGGCGTGGGCTCCACCCGGCGCATTGTGGGCGCGCATGTGCAGACGCCGGAGGGCGGCCAGGACTTCCTGGCCCCGGACAACGGCCTGCTGGGACTGCTGCTCTTCACGCCGGGACTGGCCCCGGCCCGCGTGTTCGACCTGTCCGGCGCGTCTGCCCAATACGCGGCCTCGGCCACCTTCCACGGCCGCGACGTGTTCGCCCCGCTGGCGGCGCGGCTGGCGCTCGGCGAAAGCCTGGCCCAAATGGGCGAGCCCATGGACCGCGCGGACATCGAGCGACCGGACTGGGCCGATACCTCCTGCGGACCCTGCGGCGTGGACGCGCGCGTGCTGCACGTGGACCGGTACGGCAACTGCCTGCTCTCCCTGCGCGCGGGCTTCGAGGCCCCAGGCCCCGTGTCCTGGCTGCGCATGTCCTGGGGGCAGCGCCGCGGCGTGCGCCCCGTGAACGCCTACGCCGACATCGGCCCCGGCGAAATCGGCCTGCTCTCCGGCAGCCAGGGATTTCTGGAACTGGCGGCCAACCAGGCCCCCGCGGCGGAGGCGCTCGGCCTGCGCCGGGGCGACTCCGTGCGCCTGCTGTGGGGCTGA
- a CDS encoding YitT family protein, with protein sequence MTTDAPALLRRLRRYAFTVPWNLLLLTAGSLMVAFAIKCVAAPHGLLAGGVSGLALLGFYVMPALDTGAWYFLLNVPIMALGWFLVSRRFVLYSLYGMAATSVFIERLTYVLPVSDPWLAVIACGVALGAGIGVALRSMGSTGGADILAVAVRERLGMPIGRFEFLFNVCVFALGFATLKLEAVLYSVAMNFLAGWVTDACLNMFSERRMALVITTRPDALVQAVLHRLGRGATILPARGGWSGEDRPVVLIMLNNLEMKRLEELVYEIDPGAFLIMGSGFNVTGQGFSGRKEY encoded by the coding sequence ATGACCACTGACGCTCCAGCGTTGCTCCGGCGGCTGCGCCGCTACGCCTTCACCGTGCCCTGGAACCTGCTGTTGCTCACGGCGGGGTCTCTCATGGTGGCCTTCGCCATCAAGTGCGTGGCCGCGCCCCACGGCCTGCTTGCGGGCGGGGTGTCGGGCCTGGCGCTGCTGGGCTTCTACGTCATGCCCGCGCTGGACACCGGGGCCTGGTATTTCCTGCTCAACGTGCCCATCATGGCGCTCGGCTGGTTCCTGGTCAGCCGCCGCTTCGTGCTCTACAGCCTGTACGGCATGGCCGCCACCAGCGTCTTCATAGAGCGCCTGACCTACGTGCTGCCCGTCTCCGACCCGTGGCTGGCGGTCATCGCCTGCGGCGTGGCCCTGGGCGCGGGCATCGGCGTGGCGCTGCGCTCCATGGGCTCCACCGGCGGCGCGGACATTTTGGCCGTGGCCGTGCGCGAACGCCTGGGGATGCCCATCGGCCGCTTCGAGTTCCTGTTCAACGTCTGCGTGTTCGCCCTGGGCTTCGCCACCCTGAAGCTGGAAGCCGTGCTCTACTCCGTGGCCATGAACTTCCTGGCCGGCTGGGTCACCGACGCCTGCCTGAACATGTTCAGCGAGCGGCGCATGGCCCTGGTCATCACCACCCGGCCGGACGCCCTGGTCCAGGCCGTGCTGCACCGGCTGGGACGCGGGGCCACGATATTGCCGGCCCGCGGCGGCTGGAGCGGCGAGGACCGGCCCGTGGTGCTCATCATGCTGAACAACCTGGAAATGAAGCGCCTGGAAGAGCTGGTGTACGAGATCGATCCCGGCGCGTTCCTGATCATGGGATCCGGGTTCAACGTGACCGGCCAAGGCTTTTCCGGCAGGAAGGAGTACTGA
- the pstA gene encoding phosphate ABC transporter permease PstA, with protein sequence MEWLVFMLLRGAILVVAAALAIIVGFLVKNGISAISWEFLTQPPKNYMTEGGVWPCIVGTLLLSLGAMAVALPLGVASAIYLHEYARPGTLMRIIRLGVNNLAGVPSVVFGLFGLGLFVTAMKLGVSLIAGWLTLGVLCLPVVIGTAEEALRNVPSTYREASLALGGTKWQTIWKVVLPCALPGILTGSILGVGRAAGETAAIMFTAAVFYTPKMPTSIFSDVMALPYHIYVLATAGTEIELTRPIQYGTALVLIALVLGMNLAAILLRAWLQKRHAH encoded by the coding sequence ATGGAGTGGCTGGTGTTCATGCTTCTGCGCGGAGCCATTCTCGTCGTGGCCGCGGCCCTGGCCATCATCGTGGGCTTCTTGGTCAAAAACGGCATCTCGGCCATCAGCTGGGAGTTCTTGACCCAGCCCCCCAAGAACTACATGACCGAGGGCGGCGTGTGGCCGTGCATCGTGGGCACGCTGCTCCTGTCCCTGGGGGCCATGGCCGTGGCCCTGCCCCTGGGCGTGGCCAGCGCCATCTACCTGCACGAGTACGCCAGGCCCGGCACCCTCATGCGCATCATCCGCCTGGGGGTGAACAACCTGGCGGGCGTGCCCTCGGTGGTGTTCGGCCTGTTCGGGCTGGGGCTCTTCGTCACGGCCATGAAACTCGGGGTGTCGCTCATCGCGGGCTGGCTGACCCTTGGCGTGCTGTGCCTGCCTGTGGTCATCGGCACGGCGGAGGAAGCCCTGCGCAACGTGCCCAGCACCTATCGCGAGGCCAGCCTGGCCCTTGGGGGCACCAAATGGCAGACCATCTGGAAGGTGGTGCTGCCCTGCGCGCTTCCGGGCATCCTCACCGGGAGCATCCTGGGCGTGGGCCGCGCGGCCGGCGAGACCGCGGCCATCATGTTCACGGCGGCGGTGTTCTACACGCCAAAGATGCCCACAAGCATCTTCTCGGACGTCATGGCCCTGCCCTACCACATCTACGTGCTGGCCACCGCGGGAACGGAGATCGAACTCACGCGGCCCATCCAATACGGCACGGCCCTGGTGCTCATCGCCCTTGTGCTGGGCATGAACCTGGCGGCCATACTGCTGCGCGCCTGGTTGCAAAAGCGCCACGCGCACTAG
- the moaA gene encoding GTP 3',8-cyclase MoaA, with the protein MNTLSGLPLADAHGRSVSYLRLSVTDRCNLRCVYCDNQMSNRLSHFDVLRYEEMLDLMGLARGLGIGKVRLTGGEPFARKDFMEFLERARTRYPDLRLRITTNGTMLAPFAPRLAAAGVDRVNISLDTLDPATFARVTGRDLYHAVRRAIDACLEAGLGVKINAVAMRGVNDQELPGFLALARELPVDVRFIEYMPMGGSEWHAEQVWRASDILAEAQALARITLLPRDAGDAGPAQMYAIEGGKGRLGLITPLSNHFCASCNRLRITSGGVLRTCLFSDKVYRLRPALRHPKLGLPAVERILRLALRNKPVGADLLAARRSGQGVSHTAMSSIGG; encoded by the coding sequence GTGAACACGCTTTCCGGCCTGCCATTGGCGGATGCCCACGGCCGCAGCGTGAGCTACCTGCGGCTCTCGGTGACCGACCGCTGCAATTTGCGTTGTGTCTACTGCGACAACCAGATGAGCAACCGGCTTTCGCACTTCGACGTGCTGCGCTACGAGGAGATGCTGGACCTTATGGGGCTGGCGCGGGGCCTGGGCATCGGCAAGGTGCGCCTGACCGGGGGCGAACCGTTCGCCCGCAAGGATTTTATGGAGTTTCTGGAGCGCGCGCGCACGCGCTATCCGGACCTGCGCCTGCGCATCACCACCAACGGCACCATGCTGGCGCCCTTCGCCCCGCGATTGGCCGCAGCCGGGGTGGACCGCGTGAACATTTCGCTGGACACCCTGGACCCCGCCACCTTCGCGCGCGTCACCGGGCGCGACCTGTACCATGCGGTGCGCCGCGCCATTGACGCCTGCCTGGAGGCGGGGCTGGGGGTGAAGATCAACGCCGTGGCCATGCGCGGGGTCAACGACCAGGAACTGCCCGGCTTCCTGGCCCTGGCCAGGGAACTGCCGGTGGACGTGCGCTTCATCGAGTACATGCCCATGGGCGGAAGCGAGTGGCACGCGGAACAGGTGTGGCGCGCCTCGGACATTCTGGCCGAAGCCCAGGCCCTGGCCCGGATCACCCTTCTGCCCCGCGACGCAGGAGACGCCGGACCCGCCCAGATGTATGCCATCGAGGGCGGCAAGGGGCGACTGGGACTCATCACCCCCCTGTCCAACCACTTTTGCGCCAGTTGCAACCGTCTGCGCATCACCAGCGGCGGCGTGCTGCGCACCTGCCTGTTCAGCGACAAGGTGTACCGTCTGCGCCCGGCCTTGCGCCATCCCAAGCTCGGTCTGCCCGCCGTGGAGCGCATTCTGCGGCTGGCCCTGCGCAACAAGCCCGTTGGGGCGGACCTGTTGGCCGCGCGGCGCTCGGGCCAGGGCGTGTCGCACACGGCCATGTCCTCCATCGGCGGATAG
- the purE gene encoding 5-(carboxyamino)imidazole ribonucleotide mutase, with product MTKVAVFMGSASDEDLMKPCAEILDSLGVSYLFTVTSAHRTPERTEALVSELEAGGCQVFICAAGMAAHLAGAVAARTTRPVLGVPLAASPLGGMDALLATVQMPPGFPVGTLALDKAGAKNAAWLAAQILALSDPALAQRLKDERAGFLASVEKAAAKVERADAERRAGKKGTS from the coding sequence ATGACCAAGGTGGCCGTGTTCATGGGCAGCGCCTCGGACGAGGACTTGATGAAGCCCTGCGCCGAGATTCTGGACAGCCTGGGCGTTTCCTACCTGTTTACCGTGACGAGCGCGCACCGCACGCCGGAGCGCACCGAGGCCCTGGTCTCCGAGCTGGAGGCCGGGGGCTGCCAGGTGTTCATCTGCGCGGCGGGCATGGCCGCGCACCTGGCCGGAGCCGTTGCCGCGCGCACCACCAGGCCCGTGTTGGGCGTGCCGCTGGCCGCCTCGCCCCTGGGCGGCATGGACGCGCTTTTGGCCACGGTGCAGATGCCGCCGGGCTTTCCCGTGGGCACCCTGGCCCTGGACAAGGCCGGGGCGAAGAACGCCGCTTGGCTTGCCGCGCAGATCTTGGCGCTTTCGGACCCCGCGCTGGCCCAACGCCTGAAGGACGAGCGCGCCGGGTTCCTCGCCTCGGTGGAAAAGGCCGCCGCCAAGGTGGAACGGGCCGATGCGGAACGCCGCGCCGGAAAGAAGGGCACGTCGTGA
- a CDS encoding sensor domain-containing diguanylate cyclase produces the protein MMASPRSYSLVRRLRAMLWAMLLLPVAAGIGFFTVHSSRALQREALDDLTAILRLQQQFVEHWTLERSADIGLLASDPRILTLPEPRLRAMFRTVLDESPAFNIIVYVDQDGRTRGDPKGPSGVDVSDRDYFKAARDGREFVSDVITSRLTGKREFIVSSPVRDGQGRFRGLIMGGVSTEALSTLMRTVQDETSGNAVLLRASGELLAPLDADGGLKPGDVLLDRATAREPSSGVYRNAQGERVVGTYLWCLDGRWLLAAERLETDVIRVHAGVLAVPLAGAALVFLVFGPALLRLARSLDAPLKQLEEHARQIEQGNFEVACPPLPVADAPEEVLRLDQAYRLMVARVRSALDALREASLTDALTGVGNRKRLFSEGPRLLDASLRGGRPTSVLMLDLDHFKLVNDAHGHAAGDAVLAAFAGLLRGLLRQSDLFARYGGEEFAVLAPNAGARQAVELAERIRQAVERLEVPVNGETLRFTVSIGAASLEPPATVHAQGAVAILEALLGRADEALYAAKATGRNRVECRSMASGSAPVL, from the coding sequence ATGATGGCCTCTCCACGATCCTACAGTCTTGTTCGCAGGCTGCGCGCCATGCTTTGGGCCATGTTGCTGCTGCCTGTGGCTGCGGGCATCGGGTTTTTCACCGTCCACTCCAGCCGCGCCCTGCAGCGCGAGGCCTTGGACGATTTGACGGCGATCCTGCGGCTGCAGCAGCAATTCGTTGAGCACTGGACGCTGGAGCGCTCCGCGGACATCGGCCTGCTGGCTTCGGACCCACGCATCCTCACCCTGCCCGAGCCCCGGTTGCGCGCGATGTTCCGGACGGTGCTGGATGAGAGCCCGGCCTTCAATATCATCGTCTATGTGGATCAGGACGGGCGCACCCGCGGCGACCCGAAAGGGCCGTCGGGCGTGGACGTTTCGGACCGCGACTATTTCAAGGCCGCTCGGGACGGCCGTGAATTCGTTTCGGACGTGATCACCAGCCGACTGACCGGCAAGCGTGAGTTCATCGTCTCCAGCCCCGTGCGCGATGGGCAAGGCCGTTTCCGGGGGCTGATCATGGGCGGGGTGAGCACAGAGGCCCTGTCCACACTAATGCGCACCGTGCAGGACGAAACCTCCGGCAATGCCGTTTTGCTGCGGGCCTCGGGCGAACTCCTGGCTCCGCTTGACGCAGACGGCGGGCTCAAACCCGGCGATGTGCTGCTGGACCGCGCCACGGCGCGGGAGCCGTCCAGTGGCGTGTACCGGAACGCCCAGGGCGAACGCGTGGTGGGAACATATTTGTGGTGTCTCGACGGCAGGTGGCTTCTGGCGGCCGAACGCCTGGAGACCGACGTCATCCGCGTCCATGCCGGTGTGCTGGCCGTTCCGCTTGCGGGAGCGGCGCTGGTGTTTCTGGTTTTCGGCCCGGCGCTTCTGCGCCTGGCGCGCAGCTTGGACGCTCCGCTCAAGCAGTTGGAGGAACACGCCCGGCAGATCGAGCAGGGGAACTTCGAGGTGGCGTGCCCGCCCCTGCCCGTGGCCGATGCGCCCGAGGAAGTGCTGCGTCTGGACCAGGCCTATCGGCTTATGGTGGCGCGCGTGCGCAGCGCCCTGGATGCCCTGCGCGAGGCGTCCTTGACAGACGCCCTCACCGGGGTGGGCAACCGCAAGCGCCTGTTCAGCGAAGGTCCGCGCCTGCTGGACGCCTCCCTGCGGGGCGGGCGGCCGACGAGTGTGCTTATGCTGGACCTGGACCATTTCAAGCTGGTGAACGACGCCCATGGCCACGCCGCCGGAGACGCTGTGCTCGCGGCCTTTGCCGGGCTTCTGCGCGGCCTGTTGCGGCAGAGCGATCTGTTCGCGCGGTATGGCGGGGAGGAGTTCGCCGTGCTGGCCCCCAACGCCGGTGCCCGCCAGGCCGTGGAGCTTGCCGAGCGCATCCGCCAGGCCGTGGAGCGGCTGGAGGTGCCGGTGAACGGGGAGACGCTGCGGTTCACGGTGAGCATCGGCGCGGCCAGCCTGGAGCCTCCCGCCACGGTCCATGCGCAGGGGGCCGTCGCGATCCTTGAGGCCTTGCTGGGCCGTGCCGACGAGGCGCTGTACGCTGCCAAGGCGACAGGAAGAAACCGGGTGGAGTGCCGCAGCATGGCCTCCGGCTCCGCGCCCGTCCTCTAG
- the pstC gene encoding phosphate ABC transporter permease subunit PstC encodes MHRRTRETLIKQAFLATAVTSLAVLGLIMVFLFMEGLPTFGFVNVKAFLTGLDWYPTDELRPDYGILPLVAASAAVTALSSLVAIPLGVMSAVYLAEIASPRVRAVAKPVIEMLASLPSVVIGFFGMVVMAPFLQDFLGIDIGLNLFNAALMLAFMSVPTIASVSEDAIYAVPRELKEASLALGATHLETLARVTIPAALSGIGTAVILGMSRAIGETMVVLMVAGGAAILPDSLFGPVRPMPASIAAEMAEAPFRSHHYHALFAIAMVLFLVTLAFNVLADYISHKHRQAGSASL; translated from the coding sequence ATGCACCGCCGCACAAGAGAAACGCTCATCAAGCAGGCTTTCCTGGCCACGGCAGTCACTTCCCTGGCCGTGCTCGGCCTGATCATGGTCTTTCTGTTCATGGAGGGACTGCCCACCTTCGGCTTCGTCAACGTGAAGGCCTTTTTGACCGGGCTGGACTGGTACCCCACCGACGAGCTGCGGCCCGACTACGGCATTCTGCCGCTGGTGGCGGCCAGCGCCGCGGTGACGGCCCTCTCCTCCCTGGTGGCCATTCCCCTGGGCGTCATGAGCGCCGTGTACCTGGCCGAGATCGCCAGCCCCCGCGTGCGAGCCGTGGCCAAGCCGGTCATCGAGATGCTGGCCAGCCTGCCCTCGGTGGTCATCGGCTTCTTCGGCATGGTGGTCATGGCCCCGTTCCTTCAGGACTTCCTCGGCATCGACATCGGGCTCAACCTGTTCAACGCCGCGCTGATGCTGGCCTTCATGAGCGTGCCCACCATCGCCAGCGTGTCCGAGGACGCCATCTACGCCGTGCCGCGCGAACTGAAAGAGGCCAGCCTGGCCCTTGGGGCCACGCATCTGGAGACCCTGGCGCGCGTCACCATCCCGGCCGCGCTCTCGGGCATCGGCACGGCGGTGATCCTGGGCATGAGCCGGGCCATCGGCGAGACCATGGTGGTGCTCATGGTGGCGGGCGGCGCGGCCATCCTGCCGGACTCGCTCTTCGGCCCTGTGCGGCCCATGCCCGCCAGCATAGCGGCGGAGATGGCCGAGGCCCCCTTCCGCAGCCACCACTACCACGCGCTTTTCGCCATCGCCATGGTGCTGTTCCTCGTCACCCTGGCCTTCAACGTCCTGGCCGACTACATCTCCCACAAGCACCGGCAGGCCGGCAGCGCATCGCTGTAA
- the purD gene encoding phosphoribosylamine--glycine ligase, producing the protein MKVLVIGSGGREHALCWKLSYNPGVDAVIAAPGNGGTAQVARNVAVKDSDIQGLMALAKAEGVGLVVAGPEAPLVAGIADACAAAGIPCFGPDAFAARLEGSKAFAKTVMREAGVPTAPFGVFADVGEARAYVRAHGAPLVVKADGLAAGKGVVVARTVDEALEALDDMMVKKSFGEAGAAVVVEDALQGEEASFLAFCDGEQFALLPSAQDHKAAWEGDTGPNTGGMGAYSPAPVLPQDKYAETAELCIRPILRRMAELGHPFKGVLYAGLMFTKDGPMVLEYNVRFGDPECQPLLMRLDGDLLQIMLACAEGRLAPDMVRVRQQTALCVVVAAPGYPGSYPKGMAIHGLAEADALPGVKVFQAGTAVKDGGIVTSGGRVLGVTALGDTLAEAKARAYEAVGKVGFEGAFFRRDIGDKGIARSRAKGV; encoded by the coding sequence ATGAAGGTGCTTGTCATCGGTTCCGGAGGCAGGGAACACGCCCTGTGCTGGAAGCTTTCATACAATCCCGGCGTCGATGCGGTCATCGCCGCGCCGGGCAACGGGGGCACCGCGCAGGTGGCCCGCAACGTGGCCGTGAAGGATTCGGACATTCAGGGGCTTATGGCCCTGGCCAAGGCCGAAGGCGTGGGGCTTGTGGTGGCCGGGCCGGAGGCCCCGCTGGTGGCGGGCATCGCCGATGCCTGCGCCGCCGCGGGCATTCCCTGCTTCGGGCCGGACGCTTTCGCCGCCCGGCTTGAAGGCAGCAAGGCCTTCGCCAAGACCGTCATGCGCGAGGCCGGGGTGCCCACGGCCCCCTTCGGGGTGTTTGCCGATGTCGGGGAGGCGAGGGCCTATGTCCGGGCCCATGGCGCGCCGCTTGTGGTCAAGGCCGACGGCCTGGCCGCGGGCAAGGGCGTGGTGGTGGCCAGAACCGTGGACGAGGCCCTTGAGGCCCTCGACGACATGATGGTCAAAAAGAGCTTTGGCGAGGCCGGGGCCGCCGTGGTGGTGGAGGACGCGCTCCAGGGCGAGGAGGCCAGCTTCTTGGCCTTTTGCGACGGCGAACAGTTCGCCTTGCTGCCCTCTGCCCAGGACCACAAGGCCGCCTGGGAGGGCGACACCGGCCCCAACACCGGCGGCATGGGCGCGTACAGCCCGGCCCCCGTCCTGCCCCAGGACAAATACGCCGAGACCGCCGAACTGTGCATCCGCCCCATCCTGCGGCGCATGGCGGAGTTGGGGCACCCGTTCAAGGGCGTGCTGTACGCCGGGCTCATGTTCACCAAGGACGGCCCCATGGTGCTGGAGTATAACGTGCGCTTCGGCGATCCCGAATGCCAGCCGCTGCTCATGCGCCTGGACGGGGATCTGCTCCAGATCATGCTGGCCTGCGCCGAGGGCCGCCTGGCCCCGGACATGGTGCGCGTGCGGCAGCAGACCGCCCTTTGCGTGGTGGTGGCCGCGCCGGGCTACCCCGGAAGCTATCCCAAGGGCATGGCGATCCATGGGCTGGCCGAGGCCGACGCCCTGCCGGGCGTGAAGGTATTTCAGGCGGGCACGGCCGTGAAAGACGGCGGGATCGTCACCAGCGGCGGGCGGGTGCTGGGCGTCACGGCCCTGGGCGACACCCTGGCCGAGGCCAAGGCGCGCGCCTACGAGGCCGTGGGCAAGGTCGGGTTCGAGGGGGCGTTCTTCCGCCGCGACATCGGCGACAAGGGCATTGCCCGCAGCAGGGCGAAAGGAGTCTAG
- the sppA gene encoding signal peptide peptidase SppA, with protein MRHLAVTTPPVLLAALLAVCLAASACAPTFNLLGAPDAPYAEQTVSGQGDGKILLLSIDGLISEYGGEGLLRPKPSVLEQVSAQLKLARKDTNIKALLLKVNSPGGTVTASDVIHHELAAYRRETGVKVVTMMMGLATSGGYYVSLPSDRILAHPTTITGSVGVVFLQPRVAGLLDKIGVGVDVSKSGALKDMGSPFREPTDEERRLTDALVAAQAARFLDLVQASRRLAPQALATAATARVFTAAEAKDLGLIDGVGYMEDAVAEAAALAGLPADARVVCYRRRPGPNPTWHQTGVEAADPRPALLHVGLEDLLPMRAGLYALWTPGLAR; from the coding sequence ATGCGCCACCTCGCCGTCACCACGCCGCCGGTCCTTCTCGCCGCCCTGCTGGCGGTTTGTCTGGCCGCCAGCGCCTGCGCGCCCACCTTCAACCTGCTGGGCGCGCCGGACGCCCCCTACGCCGAGCAGACCGTAAGCGGCCAAGGCGACGGCAAGATCCTGCTGCTCTCCATCGACGGGCTCATCAGCGAATACGGCGGCGAGGGCCTGCTGCGGCCCAAGCCCAGCGTGCTGGAGCAGGTGAGCGCGCAGCTCAAGCTGGCCAGGAAGGACACGAACATCAAGGCGCTGCTGCTCAAGGTGAACTCCCCCGGCGGCACGGTGACGGCCAGCGATGTCATCCACCACGAGCTTGCCGCCTACCGGCGCGAAACCGGCGTCAAAGTGGTGACCATGATGATGGGCCTGGCCACCAGCGGCGGGTACTACGTCTCCCTGCCCTCGGACCGCATCCTGGCGCACCCGACGACCATCACCGGCAGCGTGGGCGTGGTCTTTCTGCAGCCGCGCGTGGCCGGGCTGCTGGACAAGATCGGCGTGGGCGTGGACGTGAGCAAGTCCGGCGCGCTCAAGGACATGGGCTCGCCCTTCCGGGAGCCGACGGACGAGGAGCGGCGCCTCACCGACGCCCTGGTGGCGGCTCAGGCCGCGCGCTTCCTCGATCTTGTCCAGGCCAGCCGAAGGCTTGCGCCCCAAGCCCTGGCCACGGCCGCCACGGCGCGCGTGTTCACCGCCGCAGAGGCCAAGGACCTGGGGCTCATCGACGGCGTGGGCTACATGGAGGACGCCGTGGCCGAGGCTGCGGCCCTTGCCGGGCTGCCCGCGGACGCCCGCGTGGTGTGCTACCGCCGCCGCCCCGGCCCCAACCCCACCTGGCACCAGACCGGGGTCGAGGCGGCTGACCCGCGCCCGGCGCTGCTGCATGTCGGGCTTGAGGACCTGCTGCCCATGCGGGCCGGACTCTACGCCCTGTGGACTCCCGGACTGGCGCGATAA
- a CDS encoding MucR family transcriptional regulator — MDDFLKEALDIVKAQATVRTMTEEEILSMVRSLCNGIRSIGEAAVDEEDSPAAPSTDPKKAIREKSIVCLESGKTFKVLTKRHLAKFGLTPDEYREKWGYPRKTPLVCKELQRQRRKKMKDMKLWEKRIKK; from the coding sequence ATGGATGATTTTCTGAAAGAGGCGCTGGATATAGTCAAGGCCCAAGCCACGGTGAGAACCATGACCGAGGAGGAAATTCTCTCCATGGTCCGGTCATTGTGCAACGGCATTCGCTCCATCGGGGAAGCGGCGGTTGACGAAGAGGATTCCCCGGCGGCCCCTTCCACGGATCCCAAGAAGGCCATCCGTGAAAAGAGCATCGTCTGCCTCGAATCCGGAAAGACGTTCAAGGTGTTGACCAAGCGGCATCTGGCCAAATTCGGTCTCACCCCGGACGAGTACCGCGAGAAGTGGGGCTACCCCAGGAAGACGCCGCTGGTGTGCAAGGAACTGCAGCGCCAGCGCCGAAAGAAGATGAAGGACATGAAGCTTTGGGAGAAGCGCATCAAGAAATAG